The following proteins come from a genomic window of Pararhodobacter sp.:
- a CDS encoding FAD-dependent oxidoreductase — MTRTYRAVVIGGGVVGCSVLYHLAKAGWKDVLLIERSELTSGSSWHAAGGFHTLNGDPNVARLQAYTVSLYEELEKISGQSCGLHLTGGVMMADSAERMDFLRLTHARGRALGMETELITPLEAKAMFPLMDETQFVGALWDPVEGHLDPSGTTHAYAKAAKVLGAEIELRNPVQDITQSPDGMWTLHTAHGPIRCEHVVNAGGLWAREVGRMVGLELPVLAMEHMYLLTDAMPEVQEFNAATGRELVGVIDFKGEIYTRQEGQGILLGTYERACKPWSPVHTPWDFGHELLAPDLDRIAPSLEVGFRHFPAVERAGIKQVINGPFTFAPDGNPLVGPVPGLTNYWSACAVMAGFSQGGGVGLVLANWMTQGDPGHDVFGMDVARFGDWATLRYTNAKVRENYARRFSIRFPNEELPAARPAETTPLYDLMLRDNNAVMGDTWGLETPLWFAPTPEEAQDIPSFHRSNDFAHVGNEVRAVRERVGVTEIANFAKYEVSGPGAEAWLDHLMTNTLPRVGRLVLTPMLNEAGKLIGDFTIAKAAEGRFLIWGSLGASKYHMRWFQQHLPDDGSVTLHRFHMDLVGLSICGPKARDVLVQLVDVDVSNAGFKFMDFREMDVAGAPCMVNRITYSGDLGYELWMKPAAQRRVYLAIKAAGAEHGIVDFGMRALLSMRLEKNFPTWFAELRPIYGPFEGGMERFVKLQKPDFIGREAAARERDAGPRLRRVSLIVEADSADVMGDEPIWARVGDMDHGTISPPHGYGAPRFDAAGATVPAPDPARDGDWRVVGWVTSGGYAHFVQASMAQGYIPAALAEVDAAGMFEVEILGERRAARIVREPPFDPDGSRMRM; from the coding sequence ATGACGCGAACCTATCGGGCAGTGGTGATTGGCGGCGGCGTGGTCGGCTGTTCAGTGCTCTATCATCTGGCCAAGGCGGGCTGGAAAGATGTGCTGCTGATCGAGCGATCGGAACTGACCTCGGGGTCAAGCTGGCACGCGGCGGGGGGCTTTCACACGCTGAACGGCGACCCGAACGTGGCGCGGTTACAGGCCTATACGGTGTCCTTGTATGAGGAACTGGAAAAGATATCCGGCCAATCCTGCGGCTTGCATCTGACCGGCGGCGTGATGATGGCCGACAGCGCCGAGCGCATGGATTTCCTGCGCCTGACCCATGCGCGGGGCCGGGCGCTGGGCATGGAGACCGAGCTGATCACACCCCTTGAGGCCAAGGCGATGTTCCCGCTGATGGACGAGACGCAATTTGTCGGCGCGCTCTGGGACCCGGTCGAGGGGCATCTGGACCCGTCCGGCACGACGCACGCCTATGCCAAGGCAGCCAAGGTTCTGGGCGCCGAGATCGAGCTGCGCAACCCGGTGCAGGACATCACCCAAAGCCCCGACGGGATGTGGACTCTGCACACCGCGCATGGGCCGATCCGCTGCGAGCATGTGGTGAATGCGGGCGGGCTGTGGGCGCGCGAGGTCGGGCGCATGGTCGGGCTGGAACTGCCGGTGCTGGCGATGGAGCATATGTATCTGCTGACCGACGCCATGCCCGAGGTCCAGGAGTTCAACGCCGCGACCGGGCGCGAATTGGTGGGGGTGATTGATTTCAAAGGCGAAATCTACACAAGGCAGGAGGGGCAGGGCATTCTGCTGGGCACCTATGAGCGCGCCTGCAAGCCGTGGTCGCCGGTCCATACACCGTGGGATTTCGGCCATGAATTGCTGGCCCCCGATCTGGACCGCATCGCGCCGTCTTTGGAGGTCGGCTTCCGGCATTTCCCCGCCGTCGAGCGCGCGGGCATCAAGCAGGTGATCAACGGCCCCTTCACCTTTGCGCCGGACGGCAACCCTTTGGTCGGCCCGGTGCCGGGGCTGACGAATTACTGGTCGGCCTGCGCGGTGATGGCGGGCTTTTCGCAAGGCGGTGGTGTCGGCCTTGTGTTGGCCAACTGGATGACGCAGGGCGATCCGGGCCATGACGTGTTCGGCATGGATGTGGCGCGGTTTGGCGACTGGGCGACGCTGCGCTACACCAACGCCAAGGTGCGCGAGAATTACGCGCGCCGCTTCTCGATCCGCTTTCCGAACGAGGAATTGCCCGCCGCGCGCCCCGCGGAAACCACGCCTTTGTACGACCTGATGCTGCGCGACAACAACGCGGTGATGGGCGACACCTGGGGGCTGGAGACGCCGCTGTGGTTCGCGCCCACACCCGAGGAGGCGCAGGATATCCCGTCGTTCCATCGCTCGAATGATTTCGCGCATGTCGGCAACGAGGTCCGCGCGGTGCGTGAACGCGTGGGTGTCACGGAAATCGCCAATTTCGCGAAATACGAGGTCTCGGGACCGGGTGCCGAGGCGTGGCTGGATCATTTGATGACCAACACCCTGCCGCGCGTCGGGCGTCTGGTGCTGACGCCGATGCTCAATGAGGCGGGCAAGTTGATCGGGGATTTCACCATTGCCAAGGCGGCGGAGGGGCGGTTCCTGATCTGGGGCTCGCTGGGGGCGTCGAAATATCACATGCGCTGGTTCCAGCAGCACCTGCCCGATGATGGCTCGGTCACGCTGCACCGGTTCCATATGGATCTGGTGGGCTTGTCGATCTGCGGCCCGAAGGCGCGCGATGTGCTGGTGCAACTGGTCGATGTCGATGTCTCGAATGCCGGGTTCAAATTCATGGATTTCCGCGAGATGGATGTGGCGGGCGCGCCCTGCATGGTCAACCGGATCACCTATAGCGGCGATCTGGGCTATGAGCTGTGGATGAAACCCGCCGCGCAACGCCGGGTCTATCTGGCGATCAAGGCGGCGGGGGCGGAGCACGGGATCGTCGATTTCGGCATGCGCGCGCTGTTGTCGATGCGGCTGGAAAAGAATTTCCCCACCTGGTTCGCCGAGTTGCGGCCGATCTATGGCCCGTTCGAGGGCGGCATGGAGCGTTTCGTCAAGCTGCAAAAGCCCGATTTCATTGGTCGTGAAGCGGCGGCACGCGAGCGGGATGCAGGGCCAAGGCTGCGGCGTGTGTCGCTGATTGTCGAGGCGGACAGTGCCGATGTGATGGGCGACGAGCCGATCTGGGCGCGGGTCGGTGACATGGATCATGGCACGATCAGCCCGCCGCATGGGTATGGCGCGCCGCGGTTCGATGCGGCCGGGGCGACGGTGCCCGCGCCCGATCCCGCGCGCGACGGCGACTGGCGGGTGGTCGGTTGGGTGACCTCGGGCGGGTACGCGCATTTCGTGCAGGCGTCGATGGCGCAGGGCTATATCCCGGCGGCGCTGGCCGAGGTCGACGCGGCGGGGATGTTCGAGGTCGAGATCCTGGGCGAACGGCGCGCGGCGCGGATCGTGCGGGAGCCGCCGTTTGATCCGGACGGGTCGCGCATGCGGATGTGA
- a CDS encoding Zn-dependent alcohol dehydrogenase: MKAAVCRAYGAPLTLEEVVLRPPGPGEVQVTVSAVAICHSDLGFLDGNWQAPLPAVYGHEACGRVAALGDGVLGFDVGDQVVVTLIRSCGQCRACLRGKPFLCATVYDRGNGVLSLPDGTIVQQGLSTAAFAEAVTVHASQIAKVPEDLPAELGALLACGVVTGTGAAINTAQVTPGSSCVVIGAGGVGLNAIQGARLAGASTIIAVDLAEEKLVAARAFGATEALRADMKGLRGAVMDLTEGQGADFVFVTVGVISAYQGAPALAAKGGMVVMVGMTPSGAQMAVEPVVVAATSQTLKGSFMGGTVVQRDIPYLVEMWRQGRLKLEELITERYRFEDINQALADARGAAVRRNVIIMDR; encoded by the coding sequence ATGAAAGCCGCTGTGTGTCGTGCCTATGGAGCGCCGTTGACGCTGGAGGAGGTGGTGTTGCGGCCACCGGGGCCGGGGGAGGTTCAGGTCACAGTCAGCGCGGTGGCGATCTGTCATTCGGATCTGGGGTTTCTGGATGGCAATTGGCAAGCGCCATTGCCGGCGGTTTATGGCCACGAGGCCTGTGGTCGCGTGGCGGCTCTGGGCGACGGGGTGCTTGGGTTTGATGTGGGGGATCAGGTGGTGGTCACCTTGATCCGCAGTTGTGGGCAGTGCCGGGCCTGTCTCAGAGGCAAGCCGTTCCTGTGCGCGACGGTGTATGATCGCGGCAACGGGGTGTTGAGTCTGCCCGATGGCACAATCGTGCAGCAGGGGTTGAGCACCGCGGCTTTTGCCGAGGCGGTGACGGTTCATGCCAGCCAGATCGCCAAGGTGCCCGAGGATCTGCCCGCCGAACTGGGGGCCTTGCTGGCCTGTGGTGTGGTCACCGGCACGGGCGCTGCGATCAACACGGCGCAGGTGACGCCGGGGTCCTCTTGTGTGGTCATTGGTGCGGGGGGGGTCGGGCTGAATGCCATTCAGGGTGCCCGTCTGGCGGGGGCCAGCACCATCATTGCCGTTGATCTGGCCGAGGAAAAGCTGGTTGCGGCGCGCGCGTTCGGTGCGACCGAGGCGTTGCGCGCCGACATGAAAGGGTTGCGCGGCGCGGTGATGGATCTGACCGAGGGGCAGGGCGCGGATTTTGTCTTTGTCACAGTGGGGGTCATCTCGGCCTATCAGGGGGCACCGGCGCTGGCGGCCAAGGGGGGCATGGTGGTGATGGTGGGCATGACGCCCTCGGGCGCGCAAATGGCGGTGGAGCCGGTGGTCGTGGCGGCGACCTCGCAGACCCTCAAGGGCAGTTTCATGGGGGGCACCGTGGTGCAGCGCGACATTCCCTATTTGGTCGAGATGTGGCGGCAAGGGCGGCTGAAGCTGGAGGAGTTGATCACCGAACGTTATCGGTTCGAGGATATCAACCAGGCGCTGGCCGATGCGCGCGGCGCAGCGGTGCGGCGCAATGTCATCATCATGGATCGGTGA
- a CDS encoding Rrf2 family transcriptional regulator: MRLTMRTNLAMRTLMHCATHAPEMLRTADVARACNASFHHVAQVVNKLESEGFLRTTRGRGGGITLAKAPKDIAVGRIFRLFESDLPFAECMDTARNTCPLAGACRLQGMLCEALGAFYASLDRYVLADLVDGNTALAAIFEADRAQQDAATTA, translated from the coding sequence ATGCGACTGACCATGCGAACCAATCTGGCGATGCGGACCTTGATGCATTGCGCCACGCACGCGCCCGAGATGCTGCGCACGGCAGATGTCGCGCGGGCCTGCAATGCCTCGTTCCATCATGTCGCGCAGGTGGTCAACAAGCTTGAAAGCGAGGGATTTCTGCGCACCACGCGCGGACGCGGCGGCGGGATAACCCTGGCAAAGGCGCCCAAGGACATCGCGGTCGGGCGCATCTTCCGACTGTTCGAATCCGATCTGCCCTTTGCCGAATGCATGGACACGGCGCGCAACACCTGCCCGCTGGCCGGCGCCTGCCGCCTCCAGGGGATGCTCTGCGAGGCGCTGGGTGCGTTTTATGCGTCGCTCGACCGCTATGTGCTGGCCGATCTGGTCGACGGCAACACCGCGCTGGCCGCGATATTCGAGGCCGACCGCGCGCAACAAGACGCCGCCACCACCGCCTGA
- a CDS encoding helix-turn-helix transcriptional regulator codes for MGKRQTAALFRTRLAHLHAQSGLTQTAFAQAIGIDRSALSQLTSGQNPRLPRAETLLALALRFQVSTDWLLGLTEDRGVLSQALNVVETEQALDEQNRTAMERWHHEATGHKVRYVPAHLPDLMRTPAVIAFQAQSSAQERRRLQRQTDTRLHFSRMPESDIEMCMPLQTLELFAAGLGPWAGLCAADRAEQLAHIAATLDELYPAFRMYLFDARKHFAPPMTVFGYLHAAIYAGEIYLLVRSKHLVHDLARVFDSQIRNAEVHAHTAAQWVRDLPVAPDP; via the coding sequence ATGGGCAAACGCCAGACCGCCGCCCTGTTCCGCACCCGCCTGGCGCATCTGCACGCGCAATCGGGCCTGACGCAGACCGCCTTTGCCCAGGCCATCGGCATCGACCGCTCGGCGCTGTCGCAACTGACCTCGGGGCAAAACCCCCGCCTGCCGCGCGCGGAAACCCTGTTGGCGCTGGCCCTGCGGTTTCAGGTGTCGACCGACTGGCTGCTGGGCCTGACCGAGGATCGCGGGGTCCTGTCGCAGGCGCTCAATGTCGTGGAAACCGAGCAGGCGCTGGACGAGCAGAACCGCACCGCGATGGAGCGCTGGCACCATGAGGCAACCGGGCACAAGGTGCGCTACGTTCCCGCCCATCTGCCCGATCTGATGCGCACCCCGGCGGTCATAGCCTTTCAGGCGCAGTCCTCGGCGCAGGAACGCCGCCGTTTGCAGCGCCAGACGGACACGCGGCTGCATTTCTCGCGGATGCCGGAGTCGGATATCGAGATGTGCATGCCGCTGCAAACCCTGGAGCTGTTCGCCGCGGGGCTTGGCCCCTGGGCCGGGCTTTGCGCCGCCGATCGTGCCGAGCAACTGGCGCATATCGCCGCCACGCTTGATGAACTCTACCCCGCGTTTCGCATGTATCTGTTCGATGCGCGCAAGCATTTCGCCCCGCCGATGACCGTGTTCGGCTACCTGCACGCGGCGATTTATGCCGGCGAAATCTATCTGCTGGTGCGCTCCAAACATCTGGTTCACGACCTCGCCCGGGTCTTTGACAGCCAGATCCGCAACGCCGAGGTGCACGCCCATACCGCCGCGCAATGGGTCCGCGATTTGCCCGTCGCACCCGATCCCTGA
- a CDS encoding MDR family MFS transporter, whose amino-acid sequence MTQTPPAQDATRASSTPARTGSTRMVIGSVGMLLLMASLDQTIVSTALPTIVSDLGGLEHLSWVVTAYILASTVAAPLYGKLGDIYGRRRMVFISVGLFLFGSLLCGLANSMAFLIVARAVQGLGGGGLFVLALSVVGDVLSAAERGKVQGMFAAVFSISSMIGPLMGGWFVEMFSWHWIFLVNVPVGIIAVAGFAISFPAQTMSRKHKIDWAGAAALSIALASLTLLTSLGGHNFPWASLPAVALMALTLTAVAAFIFVESRAEEPILPLGLFRGNVFRNTGILSFLTGACMLGAVTFLPVYLQIARGVTPMESGLLLAPMTLGIIMATTISGRYMRRTGRYSVLAKVGMPLMGLAALALTQIAVDTSIWSFAAVLVLFGFGMGLIFPILSTAVQNAVPRALLGTATASGIMFRQIGGSLAVAVFGAMMAARLASRMGGQINLASEMAPQALAQLDPALRDSIADAVVNAIAPIYWIVAAMAVLGFLVSWRLQEIPLASHTVPPAAKTGA is encoded by the coding sequence ATGACCCAGACGCCCCCCGCACAAGACGCCACCCGCGCCAGTTCAACCCCTGCCCGCACCGGGTCGACGCGGATGGTGATCGGCTCAGTGGGGATGCTGCTGCTGATGGCGTCGCTGGATCAGACCATCGTCTCGACCGCGCTGCCGACGATTGTCTCGGACCTTGGCGGGCTGGAACATCTGTCCTGGGTGGTCACCGCCTATATCCTGGCCTCGACAGTTGCGGCACCACTTTACGGCAAATTGGGCGACATCTATGGCCGCCGCCGGATGGTGTTCATCTCGGTCGGGCTGTTCCTGTTCGGCTCGTTGCTGTGCGGCCTTGCCAACAGCATGGCGTTCCTGATCGTGGCGCGTGCGGTGCAAGGTCTGGGCGGCGGAGGCCTGTTCGTGCTGGCGCTCTCGGTGGTCGGGGACGTGCTCAGCGCCGCGGAACGCGGCAAGGTGCAGGGCATGTTCGCGGCGGTGTTTTCCATCTCGTCGATGATCGGCCCGCTGATGGGCGGCTGGTTCGTCGAAATGTTCAGCTGGCACTGGATTTTTCTGGTCAACGTGCCGGTTGGCATCATCGCGGTGGCGGGCTTCGCGATCAGCTTCCCGGCGCAAACCATGAGCCGCAAACACAAGATCGACTGGGCCGGCGCGGCGGCGCTTTCGATAGCGCTGGCCTCGCTGACGCTGCTCACCAGCCTTGGCGGCCACAATTTCCCCTGGGCCTCGCTTCCGGCCGTCGCGCTGATGGCACTGACCCTCACGGCGGTGGCCGCGTTCATCTTTGTCGAAAGCCGCGCCGAAGAGCCGATCCTGCCGCTGGGCCTGTTTCGCGGCAACGTGTTTCGCAACACCGGCATCCTCAGCTTTCTGACCGGCGCCTGCATGTTGGGCGCGGTCACCTTCCTGCCGGTTTACCTGCAAATCGCGCGTGGCGTGACGCCGATGGAATCCGGCCTGCTGCTGGCACCGATGACGCTGGGCATCATCATGGCGACGACCATCTCGGGCCGCTACATGCGCCGCACCGGGCGTTACAGCGTGCTGGCAAAAGTCGGAATGCCGCTGATGGGTCTGGCCGCGCTGGCGCTGACCCAGATTGCCGTCGATACCTCGATCTGGTCTTTCGCCGCCGTTCTGGTGCTGTTCGGCTTTGGCATGGGGTTGATCTTTCCGATCCTCTCCACCGCCGTGCAAAACGCCGTGCCGCGCGCCTTGTTGGGCACGGCGACCGCCTCGGGCATCATGTTCCGGCAAATCGGCGGCTCGCTGGCGGTGGCCGTGTTCGGCGCGATGATGGCCGCGCGGCTGGCCTCGCGCATGGGCGGCCAGATCAATCTCGCCTCGGAAATGGCCCCGCAAGCCCTCGCGCAGCTGGACCCGGCGTTGCGCGACAGCATTGCCGACGCCGTGGTCAATGCCATCGCGCCGATCTACTGGATCGTCGCCGCGATGGCCGTGCTCGGCTTTCTGGTGTCCTGGCGGCTTCAGGAAATCCCCTTGGCCAGCCACACCGTGCCACCCGCCGCCAAAACCGGCGCTTAG
- a CDS encoding phosphate/phosphite/phosphonate ABC transporter substrate-binding protein, which produces MRLATLPMYDWPEVRAETAALWSAIRAGVLARLPGCDLPLDVTPTPTAGPMALWCDPGLVFGQTCWGPLSLGLIDRLLPLAQPDYTAFTGGRGAFYRSALVARAGAAAKVPTGAGALLPVGLLAGRVFALNSRDSLSGYLGLRKDLGADPGALAARCVETGSHRASIMAVAEGRADLAAIDCRSWALARRHEPCAKALVVVGWSAERWGLPYVTSRATDPQTAQALRETLITLGCHAAPARSDL; this is translated from the coding sequence ATGAGGCTGGCAACGCTGCCGATGTATGACTGGCCCGAGGTGCGCGCCGAGACGGCGGCGCTCTGGTCGGCGATCCGGGCGGGGGTTCTAGCGCGTCTGCCGGGGTGCGATCTGCCGCTGGACGTGACGCCGACGCCCACAGCCGGACCGATGGCGCTGTGGTGCGATCCGGGGTTGGTGTTTGGCCAGACCTGCTGGGGGCCGTTGTCCCTGGGCTTGATCGATAGGCTTTTGCCACTGGCGCAGCCTGATTACACGGCCTTTACGGGCGGGCGCGGTGCGTTCTATCGTTCGGCGCTGGTGGCGCGCGCGGGGGCGGCGGCCAAGGTGCCGACGGGGGCAGGGGCATTGCTGCCGGTCGGTCTGCTGGCGGGCAGGGTCTTTGCCCTCAACAGCCGCGATTCGCTGTCGGGGTATCTGGGGCTGCGCAAGGATCTGGGCGCCGATCCGGGTGCATTGGCGGCCAGATGCGTGGAAACCGGCAGCCACCGGGCCTCGATCATGGCGGTGGCCGAGGGACGCGCGGATCTGGCGGCGATTGATTGCCGGTCCTGGGCCTTGGCACGACGCCATGAACCTTGCGCCAAGGCGCTGGTCGTGGTCGGCTGGAGCGCAGAGCGCTGGGGGCTGCCCTATGTGACGTCGCGCGCGACCGATCCGCAGACCGCGCAAGCGCTGCGGGAGACATTGATAACCCTGGGGTGCCATGCCGCCCCGGCAAGGAGTGATCTATGA
- a CDS encoding fatty acid desaturase, with protein sequence MRLEWPTLGLIILCYGSWLAAGLWLWPLVPALALAVMALMGALQSSLVHECLHGHPTRHRLINEALVTLPLTLLHPYRRYKATHLAHHHDEQLTDPLHDPESYYLARYRYAAMPAWFRRVLRANNTLLGRIVMGPWLAGVAFLVSDGHLLRADARGVRRAWALHVPAVAVVLALVWAMGIPIWLYVLAVCWPALSLISLRTFAEHRWHETPEGRTIIVESSPLAWVFLFNNLHIVHHQLPSAPWYRLPRLYAERRAYWQDLNQGYVFPNYRALWRQWALTAKEPVAHPVLRREAEPGVS encoded by the coding sequence ATGAGACTGGAGTGGCCAACGCTTGGCCTGATCATTCTGTGTTACGGCAGTTGGCTGGCGGCGGGGCTCTGGCTTTGGCCGCTGGTTCCGGCGCTGGCGCTGGCGGTGATGGCGCTGATGGGGGCGTTGCAATCGTCGCTGGTGCATGAATGTCTGCACGGCCATCCGACCCGTCACCGCCTGATCAACGAGGCGCTGGTCACGCTGCCGCTGACCCTGCTGCATCCGTATCGGCGCTACAAGGCCACGCATCTGGCGCATCACCACGACGAGCAGTTGACCGATCCGCTGCATGACCCTGAAAGCTACTATCTTGCGCGCTATCGGTATGCGGCGATGCCCGCATGGTTCCGCCGGGTGCTGCGCGCCAACAACACCTTGCTGGGGCGGATCGTGATGGGGCCGTGGCTGGCGGGTGTGGCGTTTCTGGTCAGTGACGGACACTTGCTGCGCGCCGATGCGCGGGGCGTGCGGCGGGCCTGGGCGCTGCATGTTCCGGCGGTGGCGGTGGTTCTGGCGCTGGTCTGGGCGATGGGGATTCCGATCTGGCTCTATGTGCTGGCGGTCTGCTGGCCGGCGCTGTCGCTGATCTCGTTGCGCACCTTTGCCGAGCATCGCTGGCACGAAACCCCCGAGGGGCGCACCATCATTGTCGAGTCATCCCCGCTGGCGTGGGTGTTCCTGTTCAACAACCTGCACATCGTGCACCACCAATTGCCCTCGGCGCCGTGGTACAGGTTGCCGCGTCTCTATGCCGAGCGGCGCGCGTATTGGCAGGACCTCAACCAAGGCTATGTGTTCCCCAATTACCGCGCGCTGTGGCGGCAATGGGCGCTGACGGCCAAGGAACCCGTGGCGCATCCGGTGTTGCGGCGCGAGGCCGAGCCGGGCGTTTCATGA
- a CDS encoding trimethylamine methyltransferase family protein gives MSDEATGRRQRHGGRGGNARRTPGFHLDQMPWRIPFNPDRPTEPIDAEGVQAIHKGAMHILSEIGIEFLNDEALQIFREAGCRVDGITVRMDEDFIMEMVRRAPASFTITPRNPARQITIGDGHMVFINVSSPPNSWDIKRGKRPGDFETFRDFMKLTQFFNCIHVAGGYPVEPVDIHPAVRHLDCVAEKLILTDKVCHAYSLGRERVEDVMEMVRIAGGLRHEDFDASPRLYTNINSVSPLKHDFPMIDGALRLARRKQAVIVTPFTLAGAMAPVTMAGAVTLSIAEGLAAIALLQYVSPGCPVGIGTFTSNVDMRSGAPAFGTPEYMRATQITGQLARFYGLPLRSSGVCTANVPDAQAMWETSNSLWAAVQSGSNMVYHAAGWLEGGLIASPEKFVMDCEVLQMIQRYFEPATYATTPEDIALDAVKQVGAGGHYFGCEHTQARYTNAFYSPIVSDWRNYEAWQADGAVETPERAHRIYRDIIDNFEAPAMDVAIREELDSFVTRRKAEGGAPTDF, from the coding sequence ATGTCGGACGAGGCAACAGGACGGCGGCAACGGCATGGCGGGCGCGGTGGCAATGCCCGCCGCACCCCCGGTTTCCATCTGGATCAGATGCCCTGGCGCATTCCTTTCAACCCCGACCGCCCGACCGAACCGATTGACGCCGAGGGCGTGCAGGCGATCCACAAGGGGGCCATGCATATCCTGTCGGAAATCGGCATCGAGTTTCTCAACGACGAAGCCTTGCAGATTTTCCGCGAGGCCGGGTGTCGGGTGGACGGGATCACCGTGCGCATGGACGAGGATTTCATCATGGAGATGGTGCGCCGCGCGCCCGCTTCGTTCACCATCACCCCGCGCAACCCGGCGCGCCAGATCACCATCGGCGACGGGCATATGGTGTTCATCAACGTCTCCAGCCCGCCCAATTCCTGGGACATCAAACGCGGCAAACGTCCGGGCGATTTCGAGACATTTCGCGATTTCATGAAATTGACGCAGTTCTTCAATTGCATCCATGTCGCGGGGGGGTATCCGGTCGAGCCGGTGGATATTCACCCCGCGGTGCGCCACCTCGATTGCGTCGCGGAAAAGCTGATTCTGACCGACAAGGTTTGCCACGCCTATTCCTTGGGCCGCGAGCGGGTCGAGGATGTCATGGAGATGGTGCGCATCGCGGGCGGGTTGCGCCACGAAGACTTTGACGCCAGCCCGCGCCTGTATACCAACATCAACTCGGTCAGCCCGCTGAAACATGATTTCCCGATGATCGACGGCGCGCTGCGGTTGGCGCGGCGCAAGCAGGCGGTGATCGTGACGCCCTTCACGCTGGCGGGCGCCATGGCCCCGGTGACGATGGCGGGCGCCGTGACCCTGTCGATTGCCGAGGGGTTGGCGGCGATCGCGCTGCTGCAATACGTCTCACCGGGCTGCCCGGTCGGTATCGGCACGTTTACCTCGAATGTCGATATGCGCTCGGGTGCGCCCGCCTTTGGCACGCCCGAATACATGCGTGCGACGCAGATCACCGGGCAACTGGCGCGATTCTACGGCTTGCCCCTGCGCTCCTCGGGTGTCTGCACCGCCAATGTGCCCGACGCACAGGCGATGTGGGAGACCTCGAACAGCCTGTGGGCCGCCGTGCAATCGGGCAGCAACATGGTCTATCACGCGGCGGGCTGGCTGGAGGGCGGCTTGATTGCCTCGCCCGAGAAATTCGTCATGGATTGCGAGGTGTTGCAGATGATCCAGCGCTATTTCGAGCCCGCGACCTATGCCACCACGCCCGAGGATATCGCCCTTGACGCCGTCAAACAGGTCGGCGCGGGCGGGCATTATTTCGGCTGCGAGCACACGCAGGCGCGCTACACCAACGCCTTCTACAGCCCCATCGTCAGCGATTGGCGCAATTATGAGGCCTGGCAGGCCGATGGCGCGGTCGAAACCCCCGAGCGCGCGCACCGGATCTATCGCGACATCATCGACAATTTCGAGGCCCCGGCCATGGACGTGGCGATCCGCGAGGAACTCGACAGCTTCGTCACACGCCGCAAGGCCGAAGGCGGCGCGCCCACCGATTTCTGA
- a CDS encoding GSCFA domain-containing protein, translating into MDHPYRSQPAKAYWKETVTPYHPQDVPDWYEKRFSLEGARIATAGSCFAQQLGRNLRESGFRYLDVEPAPEGLPVALHRDYGYALYSARYGNVYTTRQLIQLIQRALGQFTPTETHWEKDGGVVDPFRPTIEPEPYGSVAELQVLQRDHLEHVVEMFHEQDVFVFTMGMTEAWLSRHDGAAFPLCPGTAGGVYDDTKYRFHNLNSVEVRADMEASIAALRAINPKLKILLTVSPVAIMATATDQQVAVANAYSKSLLRTVAGELYDAHDFIDYFPSYEMITAPFMKGYFLAPTQREVAPAGVAFVMAQFMAQHQPPTAMRRAEGPAATPAPRPLPTRRAPPAPRQDAGDLALDDVKCDEEILAAFGPPKD; encoded by the coding sequence ATGGACCACCCCTATCGCAGCCAACCTGCAAAAGCGTATTGGAAAGAGACGGTGACCCCGTATCACCCGCAGGATGTTCCGGATTGGTACGAGAAACGCTTCAGCCTCGAGGGGGCCAGGATCGCGACGGCGGGCAGTTGCTTTGCGCAGCAGTTGGGGCGAAACCTGCGCGAAAGCGGGTTTCGCTATCTTGATGTGGAACCCGCACCCGAGGGGCTGCCGGTGGCGCTGCATCGCGACTACGGCTATGCGCTGTATTCGGCGCGCTATGGCAACGTCTACACCACGCGCCAGTTGATCCAGCTGATCCAGCGGGCGCTGGGCCAGTTCACCCCCACCGAGACGCATTGGGAAAAGGACGGCGGCGTGGTCGATCCGTTCCGCCCGACGATTGAGCCCGAGCCCTATGGTTCGGTCGCGGAATTGCAGGTGTTGCAGCGCGACCATCTGGAGCATGTGGTCGAGATGTTCCACGAGCAAGACGTGTTCGTTTTCACGATGGGCATGACCGAGGCGTGGCTGTCGCGGCATGATGGCGCGGCGTTTCCCCTGTGCCCGGGCACGGCGGGCGGGGTGTATGATGACACCAAATACCGCTTTCACAACCTCAATTCGGTCGAGGTGCGCGCCGATATGGAAGCCTCGATCGCCGCCCTGCGGGCGATCAATCCCAAACTGAAAATCCTGCTCACGGTCAGCCCGGTGGCAATCATGGCGACGGCCACCGACCAACAGGTTGCGGTGGCCAATGCCTATTCCAAATCCCTGCTGCGCACGGTGGCGGGGGAATTGTATGATGCGCATGATTTCATTGATTATTTTCCGTCGTACGAGATGATCACCGCGCCCTTCATGAAGGGCTATTTCCTGGCCCCGACACAACGCGAAGTGGCTCCGGCCGGGGTTGCGTTCGTGATGGCGCAATTCATGGCCCAGCACCAGCCGCCCACCGCCATGAGGCGCGCCGAAGGCCCGGCGGCCACCCCCGCGCCGCGTCCTTTGCCCACGCGCCGCGCGCCGCCCGCGCCGCGACAAGACGCGGGTGATCTGGCGCTGGACGATGTGAAATGCGACGAGGAAATCCTGGCCGCGTTCGGTCCGCCCAAGGACTAG